aacaaacacagaaaagttGCTTCTATctagttgctttttttttttttcaaagtttttctATTTAAAGTTTTTCAAAGTTTGCAGTAATCAAATCTTGGAGCAAgtaaaaaacagctgtttgtggcttgcatctctcactctctctctttcattctgtctTCTGGCACAAAAAGTAGAACTTTCTGGTGCAAGCAGGCCGAACCCGCGTCTCTCTATCAATCTCCGCTCTATCTACGTGATTTGACAATCAGTCAACGATAGGGAAAGCTTGACCAATCAGATTCAACGAAGTAAATTCTTCGTCGGGGGCATCCCTGAGAAAGACAAACGAAGACTTCAAATATACGAGCCAATGCGTACGGTCTGTTTCCGAGTCTCTGTCGGTTTCTGGCTCCACCGATGACCTCTTCCTCTTGCCACCCTGGTTGCTTTCTTGTCCTGACACGCTCCCCTCCTCGCCCTGCTCTTCTGCGCTGCTTCCTGGCTCAGCTGCAGATGCCGATGACTGTGACGACGCAGAGGAAGCACAAGGGCTTAAAATAGAAAAGAACCTCCATTTCAAGTGAAAATGAACTAGAAACAGATCAACATATTTTGTGATATTGAATGAGCAAATATATAAGCCAGCACAGCCTCAACTGTATCTACTCTGGTGGCTTGAGTGACCTCACCTTGCCATTTGATGATAAGGATTCTTGCAGAGCAGGATTCAGGTTCTCCAGCACCACTACTATAAGATACATGACACCAGAACGTATTATTCCACTGTGCACAGTAAGtacatgcatgaacacacacagaaggggTATGAATCTAAGCTCTTCACCTGGACGTAATGATATAGTGAGGACAGGCACCTTCTTCAAGTCGCTTTGGTCTATCTTTCCATTCACCTCCTCTTTCTGCTCCTGCCCTTTTACAACCTGCTGTGACGAGAGACCATCACACCATGAATCCCGTTTGTCCCCTCTTTACCCTCAAGCCCCcatttctttccattttattgCCAAAACAAATTACCTTGTGGTTCTGGTCACTGGTAggctcttcctcttcttgttttACCAGTGGGCTAGAAGCCCAGGAGCAcgagggtggtggtgatgatacCGCTTTGGGTGAAAATGGATTTTCCTTCCCATCGTTCTCAGGGCTCGTCTGTACTCTCTTTCCACCTTGTGAGGATAAGGGCGAATCACCTCTTGCCATTAAGCTGGGTTTTCCTCGATCCGATAGGTCCAGAGGCCCGTCGTACACCTCTCTTAGCTCTTCTGCAGAGACCCTCTCAGTCTTTGAAGGCGGAATTTCCCTTTTCTCTAGGGGCTTAGTTTGACTCTCGACATGCTCTGGCAGACCTCTCAATCTTAACACCACAGTTGGTTCTTTGGCAAGGGGCTGCGGGGCGTTCTGCTTGTGCCAGGGAGACCCAAAACCCTGCCTTATGGGGCTGGCGTGTTGACTAGTCGGGGTCAGGTTGGGAAAGCGTGAGAGGTTCGGCTTGGGAGACGTTTGCACCGGGCTGGTCCCTGGAGCAGCTGCGGCAACCCAGTCAGAGGATTCCGACATGGGCCAGGGGAAACTGACAGGGCTTCTCTTGATTGGCTGAGGACGGCAGGGAACAGGAGCATGGAGCAAATGTCTGACGGGGTTTACTTCTCCACCAGTCAAGGAAGAAGAGTTCTTAAGAAGGACAGCTTGAGGAGGGATGGTGAATCGCTGGTCTGGCCCTTCGACATTCAGGGCTCTAAGTTTTGAGAAAAAGAGGCCAGGCAGATATGTAGAGGTTAAATTGTATGTGCAGGTAATTAGGCAGTAATGCATTACTTAGTAATAGTAATATGATTACATTTTCCACAACAAGATTTAAATCTCCAATATAGGTGATTGAAGCTTACTGATTGTTCTTTTTTGGCTCACAAAAGAATTGTTTGTTGAAATTTCAGCACACCCAATCACTGATTTGTTCCATTCACTGATCCATACTTCCATTGATCAAATAGTGGCACAACAGcctttatttgctttattttttccaaTGTCCCTTTGTCgtacctcctctctccttgacGGGTCAGACCATGTTCTGTCCTCCAGGAGATGGGCTTGTATGACTCCTGTGAGAGTGGAGAAGGGCAGaagaaaaatgttgacattttggaaacaaCGTGAAATAAAAGACTTCTCTCTTAATGAGAGTTCGATGACAACATGATACCACTCTGTGTgcgctaaatatgaagctgcaacCAGGAGacatttagcttagcttagcataaagaccagAAACAAGGGACACAGCTTAGCAGGGCTCTTTTCAAAgggattttatttgttttacacttCTCGAGGATCAAACAAGAATGAGGAACACCTTGTTATTTAGTGAGCTTAAGACATGCGGATAGGTGGAAGTGTTTTGCAGGCTAGCTTTTTCAATCTGTTCCCACTCTTTactgtatgctaagctaagctatcaATCTCCTGacagatacagtaccagtcaaaagtttggacacaccttctcattcaatggtttttctttatttttatttattttctacattgtagattaatattgaagacatccaaactatgaaggaacacatatggaattatgtggtaaacaaacaaatgctcaacaaaccagaatatgttttatattttagattcttcagagtagttgaatgagaaggtgtgtccaaacttttgactggtactgtatgacaGTGGTCTTCTGAGCTAACTCCGAATTTAGAAACTTACAAAGTAGCTTCTGTTCATCCCTCTCAATCGTCTGTGTTCACTTTctgtcacaaaacacaaacaataactTAATGTTAGAGTGAGAGCATGATAATCAACCAATCACACACAtgtcctcctccctgctctccttCAGATCATCCTCACCCTCAGCTCTTTGGTCCACCTCAGATTTCACTGCAACACTGCCATCTGCTGGCTGGTTACCGGCCCTGCTGATTGCCTTAGTGATGAGGGCCACAGGTCCAGAAGAGGGTGAAAGGTCAGGGGAGATGTTTGGTTTGACCTCTGaagtggtgctgctgctgttggaggAGTGGTCACTGGGACCTTtgctaaacaaacacacacagtattgcatggttgtgggtgtgtgggtaATTGCTTTCAGGTAGTCCACAATCAACTACTGGGAGTTGACAGGATATCCTTTTTCAACGGTAATTGTTATGATATTGTTCACGCAAGCAAAATAGGAAGTGAGCTAGCGTTTCATTTAGCCCCGCCTCCCAGGTCAGAAATTGATTCTGAACATCAATTCATTATGCCTATAGGATGGGAAATAACTTTGGTTAGTGTTTTTTACAACTCTATGCATctaatgacattacattacagttatttagcagacacttttatccaaagcgacttacaatcagtagctcaaagcttatattacatatcattcacccattcacacactgatgacaggcaacatccagtccacaccgatggcaagccttcgggagcaacttggggttaagtgtcttgcccaaggacacatcgactgccgaagccgggtatcgaaccaccgaccctctgattggagaactaccttgctctccactacgcaaCAGCCGACCACTATTAAAATGTTCACCTTCAAGATCAGCTGATTAACAGACACCTTTTTTCCAATTGTAAGTTTctgggaaaaagtatttttttggcCCCATGACATCGCCTGACCAACATGTGGCCACTATGTTAAATTGGCTTTCAAAGCCCGGCAATCTTCCTGGAGGCTTAATATACCAAGCGTTACACCATATGAAACCAACTTGCAGCAAGTCCTGGACTTACTCACGCCGACGTTACTCGTAAGGCGAGATATACACTAGCTATTAACTATGCGTTTATCTTCAGCCTAACAGATGAGCATCAGcctctagtgtgtgtgtgtgtgtgtgtgtgagtgtagttCCCCCATGCTGGCTGTCAATTTTTACGCAGACGAGGAAACAGTCCATGCTTACACCATACTCACTCGAGTACTGCTCTGATACTCCTGAGCTCCTCTCTAAGTAGCTTGTTCTCCTTTTTCAGGTTGTTCATCTCTCCCGctacaaacacagaacacagaacacaggatCAGAccactttaaaatgttgttttaaatttttagggggaaaaaaacatgaatgggAGGTTGAAACGAAAGTTGTGCCAAATGCTAGAAGgcaaagaagagacagaaaatgaacgGGATAGAAGTAAGACTGACGTGACATGAAGTGTAACATTAGAGACAAACGGTGGATCAAGTAAGGATCGAAAGGTTGACTTTGAATGACGTATGTGAACAGAATACCCAGTAGAGTGATGTGCTGGATGCTCTGTATCTGTGAGGACTCAAATTCCTGCTGTCTCCTCTTGGAGACCTCCTGAGTCACTGTGCATCTGTCACACAGCCCCGCCCTCAGCCTACACAGGCAgcagaaaacaacacaagaaacacaattGGCTGATTTGGAAAACACTCACATAATCTTAAAGTGCAGGTGCAATATGCATCGCCCAGTGAAGTTGAACGCACATTTAACAGTCCATTAAGTTAACTAAGTCATTTTTGAAAGTAGAAGCGaatgaaatgtgtatttttttaagcattgcCACAGCCGTCACTTGGTCCAGTATAACCAGTAGTTTGTGGTGGCTAATTTTAGCACATTTTAAATAGATATTGCTGTGTTGCTGACATTACTATGTTCGCTGACTCGTCTCCAATTTCactatatttatacatatataaccTGACCTAACTGTACCTGTTTTCCAGTGTCTTGATGTTCTCGGTGAGCACTCTCTGCTGTTCTTTCATCTGCTGGTTTTTGGTAAACAGTTCCTCCATTCGCTTTGTATCACTATTTACATGCATACAAGAGGACAagcacacacaatgacacacacacacacacacacacacacacacacacacacacacacacacacacacacacacacacacacacacacacacacacacacacacacacacaaaacaaaaattagaACACTGTTAAAGCGTGATGCCAGATCAGATATAACTTTTTACGATCAGTGAGCTGCAGAATGATACATCGTCTCTGGAACGTTCATTTCTGAAGAACATGCAGTAGGGCTGAAGAATCttcttttttagtttgaatGCTGCATTTCAGCATCAGCTTACACATTACcacttcttttttaatttatatataattataagtATCAAGAACAAACTATAAAAAgcctatactatactataaaaaCCACATTCAGAATTAAACTTTACTTTACAACCTAAAGTACATAAGGATTATTAAGAAAATGTACTTCAAATTCACGCTCAAAACCATGGAGATGACGCTGGACTCTAGGAAATGCCCCCCAACAGTGCCCCCCATCACAAGACTCAGCAGCTCTGTGTCTACTATGGAGACTTGAGGGATCCACAATCTCCCAGAACTTAAAATGGGACTACGGTCTAGAAACCTGGAGTTAGGCATTTTTTGTCgtcaccatgttgttgtttttttagttgccatcttggttttacTCTGATCCAATCTTgttattttgcaaccagaagtgacacaagagggtggtaAAATCGACATAGACATTTTAAGGCGACCGAGATGTTACAAATAACCtttgtgaagtgaaaacatatagtgtttttattttgaatagaaGTGTTTTTCAAATGATTGCAATGGATTTAATTCTTGAATGCTTGtgtcaaatgttaaatacattGTGTAGTGTTTTAAAAGAATTGTGTTGCAGAATTGCAAATATAAAACTTTAGGTTTTGATGCATTTGTTCAAGCATTTACTTTTAGTGTGTGAGATATCACAAAAAACTGTATACAAAAAGTCATTGACAACAcgaaacacaaaaaagaaaatccataaaAAATTAAAGCAGTTATAATGATTGGCAAAAGAACCAATCTAAAACTAGAAAAACTGGAAGACAAATTAAAAGCTGAATCTGCCCTGAGGATAAATGGCAGTTCAAGTTCAGTCAGTTCAAGTTTTGTAAAAAACAGGCCTCAGCAGTAACTTGTATTAAAAGTACGTGTTGAAACTGAgaatatgtttgatattttcaGACTAACTTGTGTGTTAGAGTTTTTGGATTGATGTTTTGATGATGTTTTACTGTTGTTAAGCGTGGCCCACTTTTACTTTGATTCATCAAGACTTCTCTAAATTTTTGGGGATTCTTTGTTCACTGTTGAGGCATGTGAGAAGTTTTCTTCACGAAGTCAAGGTAACACGGGGTAAGTCATTGATacacaaatgatcattttgagGTATTcctttaataatgaaaatgcgCTAATGCAACAATATAAAGCCTGTATTTAATTTTGGGCTGTAAGTTGCTGTCCGGACTTGTCAACCAAAGGCCAAGATTTGGTTGCCAATTTCGCAAAATGGCAACCAAAGCAACGTGGCAACCCTTACTGTGGAGGCCTGAAAACCGCCGGCACCTACAACATAATTCAACCATGTGATCGTGTGCACAAGGTG
The sequence above is a segment of the Anoplopoma fimbria isolate UVic2021 breed Golden Eagle Sablefish chromosome 12, Afim_UVic_2022, whole genome shotgun sequence genome. Coding sequences within it:
- the rbbp8l gene encoding uncharacterized protein rbbp8l; the protein is MARGDSPLSSQGGKRVQTSPENDGKENPFSPKAVSSPPPSCSWASSPLVKQEEEEPTSDQNHKVVKGQEQKEEVNGKIDQSDLKKVPVLTISLRPVVVLENLNPALQESLSSNGKSSASAAEPGSSAEEQGEEGSVSGQESNQGGKRKRSSVEPETDRDSETDHVQRERKIKMTVRTEEKSSC